A window from Manis javanica isolate MJ-LG chromosome 10, MJ_LKY, whole genome shotgun sequence encodes these proteins:
- the HOXC13 gene encoding homeobox protein Hox-C13: MTTSLLLHPRWPESLMYVYEDSAAESGGGGGGGGGGAGGAGGGCSGASPGKAPSMDGLGSSCPASHCRDLLPHPVLGRPPAPLGAPQGAVYTDIPAPEAARQCAPPPAPPTSSSATLGYGYPFGGSYYGCRLSHNVNLQQKPCAYHPGDKYPEPSGALPGDDLSSRAKEFAFYPSFASSYQAMPGYLDVSVVPGISGHPEPRHDALIPVEGYQHWALSNGWDSQVYCSKEQSQSAHLWKSPFPDVVPLQPEVSSYRRGRKKRVPYTKVQLKELEKEYAASKFITKEKRRRISATTNLSERQVTIWFQNRRVKEKKVVSKSKAPHLHST; this comes from the exons ATGACGACTTCGCTGCTCCTGCATCCGCGCTGGCCGGAGAGCCTTATGTACGTCTATGAGGACAGCGCGGCGGAGAGCGGAGGCGGCGGCGGTGGGGGAGGTGGTGGTGCCGGCGGCGCGGGGGGCGGCTGCAGCGGAGCCAGTCCCGGCAAAGCCCCAAGCATGGACGGGCTGGGCAGCAGCTGTCCAGCCAGCCACTGCCGCGATCTGCTTCCGCACCCCGTGCTGGGCCGCCCGCCGGCTCCCCTGGGCGCCCCTCAGGGCGCCGTCTACACGGACATCCCGGCCCCGGAGGCAGCGCGCCAGTGCGCCCCGCCGCCGGCGCCCCCCACATCGTCCAGCGCCACCCTGGGCTATGGCTACCCGTTTGGTGGCAGCTACTACGGCTGCCGCCTGTCGCACAACGTGAACCTGCAGCAAAAGCCTTGCGCCTACCACCCGGGCGACAAGTACCCCGAACCGTCGGGCGCTCTGCCTGGTGACGACCTGTCCTCCAGGGCCAAGGAGTTTGCCTTCTATCCCAGCTTCGCCAGCTCCTACCAGGCGATGCCCGGCTACCTGGACGTGTCTGTGGTGCCTGGGATCAGCGGACACCCGGAGCCGCGTCACGACGCGCTCATCCCCGTCGAAGGCTATCAACACTGGGCTCTCTCCAACGGCTGGGACAGTCAGGTGTACTGCTCCAAGGAGCAGTCGCAGTCCGCCCACCTCTGGAAGTCTCCCTTTCCAG ACGTGGTTCCCCTGCAGCCAGAGGTAAGCAGCTACCGGCGCGGGCGTAAGAAACGGGTGCCCTACACCAAGGTGCAGTTGAAGGAGCTAGAGAAGGAGTACGCGGCCAGCAAGTTCATCACCAAAGAGAAGCGCCGGCGCATCTCTGCCACCACGAACCTCTCCGAGCGCCAGGTCACCATCTGGTTCCAGAACCGGCGGGTCAAAGAGAAGAAGGTGGTCAGCAAATCGAAAGCACCTCATCTCCACTCCACCTGA
- the HOXC12 gene encoding homeobox protein Hox-C12, protein MGEHNLLNPGFVGPLVNIHTGDTFYFPNFRASGAQLPGLPSLSYPRRDNVCSLPWPSAEPCNGYPQPYLGSPVSLNPPFGRTCELARVEDSKGYYREPCAEGGGGLKREERGRDPGPGVGPGAALLPLEPSGPPALGFKYDYAAGGGGGDGGAGPPHDPPSCQSLESDSSSSLLNEGNKGAGAGDPGSLVSPLNPGGGLSASGAPWYPIHSRSRKKRKPYSKLQLAELEGEFLVNEFITRQRRRELSDRLNLSDQQVKIWFQNRRMKKKRLLLREQALSFF, encoded by the exons ATGGGCGAGCATAATCTCCTGAATCCCGGGTTTGTGGGGCCGCTGGTGAACATCCACACGGGAGACACCTTCTACTTCCCCAACTTCCGCGCGTCTGGCGCGCAGCTGCCTGGGCTGCCTTCGCTGTCCTACCCGCGCCGCGACAACGTGTGCTCGCTGCCCTGGCCGTCGGCGGAGCCCTGCAATGGCTACCCGCAACCCTATCTCGGCAGCCCAGTATCTCTCAACCCGCCCTTTGGCCGCACGTGCGAGCTGGCGCGCGTGGAGGACAGCAAGGGTTACTATCGCGAGCCATGCGCCGAGGGCGGCGGGGGCCTGAAGCGTGAGGAGCGCGGACGAGACCCGGGCCCAGGAGTCGGGCCCGGGGCAGCCCTGCTGCCGCTGGAGCCGTCGGGGCCGCCGGCGCTCGGTTTCAAGTACGACTACGCGGCAGGCGGCGGCGGTGGCGACGGTGGCGCGGGACCCCCGCACGACCCGCCCTCGTGCCAGTCTCTGGAATCCGACTCCAGTTCGTCCCTGCTCAACGAGGGCAACAAGGGCGCCGGTGCGGGAGACCCCGGCAGCTTGGTATCGCCTTTAAACCCAGGTGGCGGGCTCTCGGCTAGCG GCGCGCCCTGGTACCCGATCCACAGCCGCTCACGGAAGAAGCGCAAGCCCTATTCGAAGTTGCAGCTGGCGGAGCTGGAGGGCGAGTTTCTGGTGAACGAGTTCATCACACGGCAGCGCCGGAGGGAACTCTCAGACCGTTTGAATCTTAGTGACCAGCAGGTCAAGATCTGGTTTCAGAACaggagaatgaaaaagaaaagacttttgTTGAGGGAGCAAGCTCTCTCCTTCTTTTAG